The DNA sequence aTCAAACATTAAAACTTAAAATACATGTCctaacaaatatattaataacaatcaagTATCAATTCCTAGACATAACTAATGATGCAAAAAgagataataaactagtcactggtacaaaatactttctcaatttaaatgaacaaGAGAGAGCAAAAGATAATACAATCAGTAAATCAAATCCGAGGAATGATCATAAAATCGGCATCTATATCTTCATAGGACAAATTTAAAGCTTGACCAACATTTCCTTCTTTTTTATTTGCATCTATATCTACATTTGTATATGTTTCACAAATCAATACCAAGAATAATTCATAATAATACAAACAGAACAATTTAACTAAACAATTTTATTCTGAGTTGCAACATACATGAACTTCATTTTCAACTACAATAATTTTCAGCAGCAAAAGATTTAGCTCAAAAGATGATTTACAGCAACAAAATATTTAGCTGCATGATTATTTCAGCAAGACAACAATAGCTTCAATCTTCAGTAATGATGATCAGTAACAAATTCAAATGATTTTTAGcaacaaaaaatttaactaaGTAATCAGTAACAAATTCAATCAGCAATGAACAAATTTTAAGTTAAGTGACATGATATTCTGTAACAAATTTCAGCAGCACATTCaattttcagcaacaaattcaacgtTCAGCAATAATATCAGAAGTGCAGAATTACAGCAACAAAATTGAAACTGAAAGAAAGGGTGAAAAGGCTGGAACTCACCAAATCGGTTGCGCGAAGGACGATGACGGCGAGGCTCGAAGCAAGAAGACAAACGAAGACCAGCCCACCAGGACCTGCTGCCGGCGACAAGGAGCGCAGGGAAGGCGTGCGTCTGAGTGCGAGAGGTGACGAGACAGAGAGCGACGACGACCGGCCCCGGGACCTGCTGCTTCTGCCGCGGCGACGACAATCGCGCGAAGGCGCGCTAGTTGGGTGCGAAACGGTGACGGTGAGGAAGCTGGTTCCGTTTGGTTCTGCCGCCGGCGAAGCGAGCGCAGGAAGGCGGCGACTGAGCTTGAGACTGTGAGGACACAGAGCGCGACGAGTGGCTGAGTCCAAAACGGTGAGTGCCAGACCGAGAGAGAAGTGAGACACCGGAGACGAGAGTGGCGTGAGACGGGGAGAGAGCTTGAGGGAGAGAGTGGCGAGAAAGAGACCAGAGAAGAGAGACGTTGATGCTTTAGGGGTTGGTACTCGATAGTGGCTCATGAAGTAAGCACTCAGCATCCATGGGCAACTTTGATTTGGGCTTGGGCTGTGCCTATCTGGGCTTGAACAATAACTCAAGCCCATATTTAGAAAAGATTGTATTTTTACCCGGTATTACCGgaatatatatcttttaaaattacgtCGATCCTGGTATTATAGATTATGATACAAAAAATTTATAGCATTAAACTACTTTTATATAAGTAAAAGTATATAAAATCAAGAGGTGATCAGCCAAAAAGTAAACAacttaactaatttataattatatttaattaattttatttatttttaatttataatatttgatattaattgcttctcaccctaaattaaaattctaaatgatACTTTGGAGAATTAGGGGTGGAGATCATGGAACTCTACTTCCAACAATTCCaattcttattatataaaaaaatttataaaatatataaaaaaatatctatttagtatgaaaaaaaaaatattatgatatTTAGTAGAAAAAACATCCTAATGCCCAACATAAGCACTATCCACGTAGAGATTTTAGATTCACCCAAAGACATTTGGCTGGTTTTTTGCTGATATCCTCTTGGTTTACTAGCATTGTTGTTTATGAAATGGTCGTAAAGGAAAAAAGTGCCCGTCGGCTAAGAAGACCAGAatcttaaacaaaattaaataataagttttttagttattattttcaaatgaaagagtttaatttttttacttaattttaatatttgttatcCAAAATTTAAAAGGATTTAACGTGCatgtttttatatttgattagataTAAGTTTATTgcacaaatataaataatattttttattatacttgctatttaaaaataatactttttattatatttatacttgctatttaaaaataatattttttctatatatataaatataattagatattaacataaaaaaattatattgatagttataaaattaattcatttttttaaacaattgaattttgattttaattgttaatcacaatattagtatttttttaaaattatatgtaataaacatttaaaagaaaataagtaagaatatatattaaaaaaaagcagtaaaaatttaaaattaaataaataatatgtatttttatttaaattatattatgttgttaattttattttttgtagaacatAAAGGTAgacaaaaaataaagaatgagagaaaagagagagaataataaagaagaagaatgagagagggagtttgttaattttggaagttaagaaaattttttattttaattataataaaaatatttggtgacacattttaatttgtcaaattactaatataaaatatgaattataaattatatatagattgggaaggataaagagaaatagaaaaaaaagagaaagatagataagaaaatataagaaggATGTTTActaattttagaggaaaatattttctctaaattttaataagagagtgtcatgtgatacattttagttattaaattagttagtaatatataaatataatatataatataactatatttCAATTTtcgtatttcaattttaattttaattttaatttaatttaaatataattagagaatgtcatgttgtatattttaattgtcaatttcgtaattagtcattgataatgatatataagagagatagaatgagtgaagaaatgagagagatatagaaaagaagagaaaagaggagaaagttctttaattttgaaggaaaaaattgattttaattgcaataaaagaatgatatgtgatacattttatttttaaaattagagatatattagatttttaaaacttttatctttTGCAtgaccaaaaacaaaaatttttaatcttttttagtctttattatgatatttttatccatcaaaacaaaataaaacaaaaaagatacACAAAgaccattaattaaaaaaatcaaatttatgacagattaattttttattggtcGAATTGAAAGATATGATGgacaactaaataaaaaaaatactctttTAACTGAGGCCTAGTTGAGATAACATATTAACATACTTCTTAATATGTTGTATCCAAATACAAACTTTGACAATACCAAGTAGTGGATAAGAACCCTTAAAAATAGTAGTAGTGGATAAGAATCCTTAAAAATATTGGGTATGTGAATATATAGTGCGTGTGAATTCGTGATATAATATCTAAGATTAAATACTGTGTAATAGTTAGCTAAGTAGTCTTCTAGTCCATTATTATTTAAGCAATTTAGTAAAAAAGTAAACCTATAAAAAATGTTTATGATATTTGTGGTCCATTTGATCCATTAAAATAATACTGTAACATATTAACTGGAGACATAAATAAATAAGCATATTTTTTGTGAGTTGAAAATTTTACAAGCATTattataaatgttttttattttaggtGTACTACTAAAGAATGTTCTGctccataaattttttttattatttacagaaataagtctataCATTCTTATCtaatttctctaatttttttatttttttaatgaactCTTTTTGAATCGTAGATTTtgtacattttcaaaaaaaaatctctaAGTTGATTATTCTTTCACTGTTTGTTGAAGTTCTTTCATAAATGTCAAACACAAAATTTATGATGGTCTGGTAGACATTTAAGAACACATCCTGAACTATATGGATAAGTTCCTATATAACCAAAAAGTCAGTACAAAAATTTATAATCGAACCTCAAAAAGGTCTCTCATAAAATTATGTAAGTGATATCACATTGACTTCTCGACAGAATAAACAGATACTATCCATATATAGCAACCATCAACTATACAGCATCTACTTTATACAACAACTACTCATTTATTCTAAATATCAGTAAACAAATTTAATACTCATcacatatatataacaataaacaACAATACCTTAAGATATCTaacaataaacaataataaaGGAATTTACGAATCAGCGGTTATATCTCATAATCTTcaattactataattaattaagaTATCTAGCaataaacaacaaaaatattttttgcataTTTGAAATAAAACGTTAACTATGCTGTTTATAATCACCCATATTTTGATGCAGCAATTCCAAAAACTATCGCCAATTTTTTCGTATTTTTGATGGACACAATTGCATAAGCAATTACATAAATGTGATTGTTTGCGTCTTGACCAATGGTAGAGAGAATTTGATCGCCTATTTTAATCTTAGAATTTTTGAATGATcaatgatatatgatttttatttcattttatgttaattttataaatatacaaatgttctaaattattaaaataactaattaatttagtggTTGTTCattatatacctaatttttatatctaatttaGTAGTTATTCattatatacctaatttttatacCTAGTTTAGTGGTTGCTCattatatatctaatttttataaatatacaaatgttctaaattactaaattattaaaataactctatttttttattatatacttaatttttataaaatatatgttatatatatatggtgtgaaTAGAATAGAGTATACCTTAAACTCGTACCCTATTCTACTCAGATATATCTAAATTGATTTCTATCTTATTCACAGCAAATCAGATAACATTTTTTATCCGAATAAATTGGACCGAATTAAATACTTgcaaaatattaaacaaaaatattgctACTATATTGCAACATAAAGAAAgtcaacaattatttttattatggatGTTGGAGTGGTGTATTGGCTGGATATTGGGGAAAGAGGGGTATTACCGGAGTATGGGTGCAGGGTCAACACCGGGAGGGGGGAAAAAGGGGGGACGTTGTGGCTGAGCAGGTGGAGAGATGTGGCAACACGCCGGGGGCGTGGTGCCTACGACGTGGCGCAACTCCTGCAACACGCCATGGGCGTGCTGACTCACCACGCAGGGGCGTGGTGCCTGGTGATCCGTGCAGCGCAGGAGAGATTCCCGCGGAGTTCCAATGCGCCTGCTCCACCACGCGGGGCGTGTTGCAGGCTGCTGCATGCAGGGAACAGCCCCCCTCCAGAACCAACGAGCTCTTCTCCTCCTTGTATATAAACCCCATTGTTAATGAAGCTGAAGCAATGAAATGAGAGAGAAGCAAGTTAGTGTTGAAGCTGTCTCAATATAGTGAGTAGTAGTGAAAAAAATTAGTCAGTGTAGGAGTAGTGTGTAGTAGTAGTGACTAGCAGcagtgtaaaaaataaatttttagtttaagGGATAAAAAAAATGGTATGTAATTATTTAGCGCCCGAAGAACATATTATCAACTATTTGGATCATCCTATTTACGTAAGTTagcaaattataatttttttctgtatttaaaattttttttatgtatttatatttattttatctatatataatttgtaatgagaatattattttgtgtattttataaatattttaataatatagtaatagtatttttataaaataaacattaataataataataataataataataatgtaatttttaataattttttatttttgttattaggaAATATATTcagaaatgaataaaaaaatatttttactttttaaacataaatatattgcgtatagtaataaataaatattataataaattaaatatgtaaattGTATAAAACATATGttgttattaaaaatttgaagaaataataatttgaaaaataaataataataataatacgtgatgttattaaatattattgcaatcgaaaaaaaaaattgtctgtAAAGATTAAATATTTTAATGGATAAATgaataaagaatttaaatttttaataaataaatagataagctatgttaaatattttaataaataagatattaaaataaatatgtgaatgtttattaaaatatttataaggtttattatttaattaatgtaatATACAGCTTTGTTGATGCAGTTTAATAGGAATTTGTTGGTGCGTAAACTGGATCCGCCACAGACGTGGAATGCGATGGTGGAGAACTACTTACGCGCCACCGGATTCTACCACGTCCTTAGAATTGGAGTCATAAGAGGATTTCATCCCATGTTAGCTGCTCTGGTTGAAAGGTGGAGGCCTCAGACCCACACCTTTATATTGCCGATCGGTGAGGTTACAGTGACATTAGAGGATGTCGCTCATATATTCGACCTACCCATTGATGGAGAGCCTGTCAGTGGATGGACAAATAGTAGTAGCGACTTCGTTCAAAGTCATGGCATAGAGATATTCGGTCGTCAGCCATCAGTCAGTGATAATGCGAAGTCCTTTATAAAGCTGGGTTGAGTTCGACGTATTAGAGACGCAGAGCTGTTGGACATTGAGGAGTCCATCAGGCGATACGTCAGATGTCAGATCTTTTGTTTGTTAGGGTCGACTCTATTCACGGACAAGTCGACCGCATATGTTCATACGAAGTATCTACCATTGCTTCGCGATTTTGAGCGGATCCATACTTATAGTTGGGGGTCAGTATGTCTGGCACATCTTTACAGAGCATTATGCCGTGCATCACGATATGATACAAAGGAGATGGATAGCCCTCTGAATCTGTTGTTTGTTTGGGCATGGGAGCGAATGCCGTGTCTTGCTCCCGTACCGAGACAAACGCTTCCACCGGCCGAGATACCAGTTGCCAGGAGGTAATAAGTCTTATTTTAGTTATGTGTTATATTCATGATGCATGTTTAACATATGATGagttatttaaatattttcaatTAACAATGTTTCAGATGGAGTCATTCGGAACGGACCACAGCGTGGTCATTGAAGACCGTATAGACATTCAGGCATGATATAGACTACATGCAGGAGGTAAATAGTTATGGTTCTTCTGATTCGTTTTTTTTAACCATTATTGTTTGCGTTCTAATATACCGATGATACTGTGGCAGTTTGAGTGGCGACCGTATGACGGGTTGATCGTCCCCGACGACTTGCATCCCCATCTTGAGGTGTGTGACATTGTTGCTCCGTTGTTGTCGTTCGAGTGTGTCGAGTGGCATCCTGCGGATCGAGTGATGCGTCAGTTTGGATATGTACAACCTCCTCCAGGTGTACCAATGGATATTCCAGTTGACCAGCATTGCATCGTTCTACGCGGAGTGCAGCTTCATGACTGGAGAGTTTTGCATGGGCCATGGATAGTGGAGTGGGCCAACAGGCGATACAGCCGACTGCAGGACCTGCACCCCCTTCCGACCTGGGATTTTTACCGACGGTTGAGTACCGTGATTAGTAAATGCGCTCCTACGGACATCTGTTGAGATTGACGGGGTACGTTCCTCATCATCCACAGCCACCTACCCCACAGCCACCTGCCCCACAGCCACCTGCCCCACAGCCACCTATGTGTCTTATACAAAACATCCACCATACTCTTGGAGGTTGCCAGTCGCCACCGGAATGATTTACTGATGCCCGTATTGACTCATGTCGGTCTGAGATCATACCCACGCCGTCTTTTCTAACAACATACATTCGCAGATTCCTGAGAAAGAAGTGCCACGCATCAGCTCTCTCCCCTTCCACCAAGGCGAAGGCGATAGGCACAATGTTCtggttcccatcttgtgcaacagCGACTAGAAGTGTACCTTTGTATTTTCCGTATAGGTGTGTGCCGTCAACCTGAACCAAGGGCTTGCAATGCCTGAATGCCCTAatgcatggattgaaactccaaAATACACGATGAAGTATTTTTACACCTTGCGCCTCCTCATTCCCGTTGTACAGTGGTCGTGTTTCTATTTGGACAACTGAACCAGGCATCTTCTGCACCATGACCGAgagccaccatggcaaggcttggTAAGAATCCTCTCAACCATCGAAAACGTTGGCTATggacttctgctttgccaaccaagcctttcgaTAACTGATGGTATAGTTGAACCTTGACTGGACTTCCGCAATTATAGATTTCACCTTGATGGACGGGTCCGTCTCGACCAATGGCCTTATAGCATCGGTAACTGTATCTGAGTCCAACTTGgaatgatcttgtgaaatcgttCCGATCGTGCACGTGTGCCTACCGTTGTATCTTCGTATCTCCCAACAACCTTTTTTTCGTATCAAGctagctcggataagccagtcACATCCACGCCCGTacatcttgcattttgcatagaacgtctgtggctcagactcatacacctcATAGTCAACTCCTCTAGCAATAGTGAAACTTCTAATCGCTGCGACGACCGACTTTCTAGAACTGTATTCCATTCCAATCCGGAACTCCCCGTCCTCAGCATCGGCAACGCCTAtgtcaagaaaataaaaaaatagtaaaaaaacttaaagttaaaatttataatacatatctttactaacattttaagaatATTCAGCTATTTTAATTTTCAGCGGTTCGATTAGACCGGTTTACCGAGTTTGACCGATATTCATCGGTCATTTCCGGTTTGACCGATTCATACCGGATCGTTTCCTTATTCGGTTTAATTAACCTCCCGAATCGGTTTTACGTTTGGTTCACCAGTTTTCGGATCGAACCGGCTGGTCCGGTCCGGTTATGACAACACTGTTTATTGCTCAATCAAACGTATAAACTAACAAACTTATTATTTAGTCACCACGTACCTATGTTTGTATATTCCGGAAACTCGGGGGCATGCATGGCCTCGAGATCCAACTCACGCATAAAAGGTGGAACGTCCATCGGTTGACTGCTCGGCGGACGAACCACTACATTCTCTGCTGCTACCTCAACTACCACATCACCATCCTCATCTTCGTCGCCGGCCTTATAAGTGGCTTCGAAGTCCTCTTCGCTGTCACTATTCATTCCTTCGTACACTGCACCTCTATCATCATGTATATCTATATCATTCTGAACCGCCACTGCCTCTACAGTTTCATACTCAACGTACACCTCAAACTGTGGGTGTCGCATCTGAGTTTGCCGGTGAATTTGAAACATGTTCTGCATACTCGTTTCATCAGTGATCGGCATGACatcaaactgtattagaccaTCGAAAATTACAATCGGATTTCGGTACAGAATTCTGCTCACTCTTATTAACGTACTGTTCTCCATGCTTTTACAGAGGCTGTTCTGCAGCTCCATTAACGTCATCGTGCATGGAACTACAAATGAAAACGGATTCTGGGACACAAACctcactccctcatgagtattATGTATTATCTCACCGTTGCTATACACCACCAAGTTTGCAGTGCCCTCCATTGCACTAACAATAGCCTCAAAGAACACTCAAATCTTCTTCAGCATGCAAATGCTTTCGAGCTTTACCTTATATAGAGAGGTGCACTTAACACGCCCCCCACGTGCTGCCTGCCTCAACCAATCACGCTTTGACACGTGTCAGAACGCCCCCCGCGTGCTCATTCAGCACGCCCCCCACGTGCCACCTCAGCACGCCCCCCACGTGCTTCCCAACCTATCAGGTGTTGCCACGTCAGCACGCCCCCCTACGTGCTGATTCACCACGCCTCCTGCATAATTTCCCGTCTGGTCCATCCATGTATCGCCACGTCAGCATGCCCCCTGCGTGCTGACTCACCACGCCCCCTGCGTGCTGCCCTATTGGCACAACCACATTCATACACGTGGTTTTCACGCCCTCCACGTGGTTCAGGCAACACGCTCCTTGCGTGTTGCACTACCATCTAACACGTCTACATTCTTGCAATACACACAGTATACTCATTTTCAGCCAATACACCAAAATTTTTCTCATAACTAAATTAATGAGCCAAAGAAAGTCTTTGGAAGAATAATTCGATGGTCGTGGCTCCTTCTCATCATTTTCCAACCACGTGTTTCTATGTGCCTTCCTTCAAAAGATCTTTCTCTTCATTTATTCGGCAGCGATTTACTGCCTCTTTTCttttaagcaaaaaaaaaaaaaaatttatatagttGATTGATATTagcttaaagataagataaatataaaaagatattaatcatttaatattttcttttcataatttttccaACTCAAGTCTAGTTTCCATGTGTTACTCGTGAATTTAAACACGAAACTAAGTTCCCAATGGccgcaaaaagaaagaagaaaaaccaACTTGTTTGTAATAACTAGTCAGATTGATGAACAAGTGTGAACCTGTGTTCCATTTTTTTTCTGGCGTCAAAAAACACAATGTCAAACAACAAGTACAATTCTTAGCCCCTTTGGATTTATATTCATAGTCACCACACAATGACATTAGGTTATTAGTTAATTAGTAACAACACGACAAACATTGAATATTCACCATTTGAAACTTAGAACTATAGTTCTATTTATGTTGAAAATATCAATACTTCTACAAATTTAATATATACATAGCTCAATTTGACTATATTTAACTGCTTAAACTTTTATTCTATGTCTTAG is a window from the Arachis hypogaea cultivar Tifrunner chromosome 1, arahy.Tifrunner.gnm2.J5K5, whole genome shotgun sequence genome containing:
- the LOC140183719 gene encoding uncharacterized protein, which produces MVQKMPGSVVQIETRPLYNGNEEAQGVKILHRVFWSFNPCIRAFRHCKPLVQVDGTHLYGKYKGTLLVAVAQDGNQNIVPIAFALVEGERADAWHFFLRNLRMYVVRKDGVGMISDRHESIRASVNHSGGDWQPPRVWWMFCIRHIGGCGAGGCGAGGCGVGGCG